Proteins co-encoded in one Papaver somniferum cultivar HN1 chromosome 5, ASM357369v1, whole genome shotgun sequence genomic window:
- the LOC113283159 gene encoding probable serine/threonine-protein kinase WNK7, giving the protein MMDLTESIDEDNHDDPPDPDVVETDPSGRYIRYREILGRGAFKTVYKGFDEVDGIEVAWNQVRIGEVIHSDQDLERLYAEVNILKTVKDNNIIKLYNSWVDHEKKTVNMITELFTSGSLRQYRIKHKKVDMKAVKGWARQILKGLTYLHSHNPPIIHRDLKCDNIFINGNHGQVKIGDLGLATVMEQASQQSILGTPEFMAPELYDEDYNELADIYSFGMCMLEMITSEYPYSECANYAQIYKKVVNRIMPAALSKVKDPQTMQFIEKCLGPVAERLPAKELLNDPFLQLEDCAGYCPVQLSGGVTAEKETYAEQCVISEDRTITRQVSAMDLDSVDEAVISILQNKFSGGSHLMSLEVRRVIRGNEFRLQGERFDENSVSLNLKIADKKERIHFMFFLKSDTALSVASEMVVHLELAAQNVLFIAELIDVLILNLIPNWKPCVPIDHLVTRNANQFSQLAEPKQKDSSFGSFYNKFEATNISSHAPSVDSIASHEASGTKKVDEIMAHADYGTRSKAAVEDRDSDMSMVSGTSSEGNYDNYNINTCVCADLGFMEYNGCEINDGIVIDNLSEGEAGVKNSAIDVSNGSSVNDNDESDVDEETRLALEMIELQYKQAMEEISRKRDEAIMILKNGVSQKKMVTGY; this is encoded by the exons ATGATGGATTTGACTGAATCAATTGATGAAGACAATCATGATGATCCTCCTGATCCTGATGTTGTTGAAACAGATCCTTCTGGTCGTTATATTAGG TATAGAGAGATTCTTGGTAGAGGAGCTTTCAAAACAGT TTACAAGGGATTCGATGAAGTTGATGGAATTGAAGTGGCTTGGAATCAAGTTAGGATTGGTGAAGTTATTCACAGTGATCAGGATTTGGAAAGGCTGTATGCTGAAGTAAATATCTTAAAAACTGTGAAAGATaataacataatcaaactctataACTCTTGGGTAGATCATGAAAAGAAGACGGTTAACATGATTACTGAATTGTTTACCTCGGGTAGCTTGAGACA ATACCGCATTAAACACAAGAAGGTTGACATGAAGGCCGTGAAAGGATGGGCAAGACAGATATTGAAGGGGTTGACCTACCTTCATAGTCACAATCCTCCTATCATACATAGGGACTTGAAGTGTGATAACATCTTTATCAATGGTAATCACGGCCAAGTTAAAATCGGGGACCTGGGCTTAGCCACTGTCATGGAACAAGCTAGTCAACAAAGCATTCTCG GTACTCCCGAGTTTATGGCACCTGAACTCTATGATGAGGATTACAATGAATTGGCTGATATATACTCTTTTGGCATGTGCATGCTAGAGATGATCACCTCTGAATACCCTTATAGCGAATGCGCAAACTATGCTCAGATATATAAGAAAGTCGTAAAT CGAATCATGCCAGCCGCCCTTTCAAAGGTTAAAGACCCACAAACAATGCAGTTTATAGAGAAGTGTTTAGGCCCAGTAGCTGAAAGATTGCCAGCTAAGGAACTTTTGAACGACCCTTTTCTCCAATTAGAAGATTGTGCTGGTTATTGCCCTGTACAGTTATCTGGTGGTGTGACAGCCGAAAAGGAAACCTATGCAGAACAATGCGTGATATCGGAAGACCGAACTATTACAAGGCAGGTTTCCGCCATGGATCTTGATTCTGTTGATGAGGCTGTAATCTCTATTCTCCAGAATAAATTTTCCGGTGGATCCCATCTTATGTCTCTTGAGGTCCGAAGGGTAATAAGAGGCAATGAATTCAGGTTACAAGGGGAAAGATTCGATGAAAATTCTGTATCATTAAACTTAAAGATTGCTGATAAAAAAG AGCGTATACATTTCATGTTTTTCCTCAAAAGTGATACAGCCCTTTCAGTTGCAAGTGAAATGGTTGTGCACCTAGAACTGGCAGCTCAGAATGTCCTGTTCATTGCAGAGTTAATTGATGTGTTGATACTGAACTTGATACCAAACTGGAAACCTTGTGTTCCAATTGATCACCTGGTAACTAGGAATGCAAATCAGTTCTCACAATTGGCGGAGCCCAAGCAAAAAGATAGCTCTTTTGGATCTTTCTACAACAAATTCGAAGCCACAAACATATCCAGTCATGCTCCAAGTGTTGATTCTATTGCCAGTCATGAAGCTTCTGGCACAAAAAAGGTTGACGAGATTATGGCACATGCTGATTATGGGACGAGAAGTAAAGCTGCTGTAGAAGATCGAGATTCTGATATGTCGATGGTTTCTGGAACATCTTCTGAAGGAAACTACGATAACTATAACATCAATACATGTGTTTGTGCCGATTTAGGATTCATGGAGTACAATGGGTGTGAAATTAATGATGGAATAGTTATAGACAACCTATCTGAAGGTGAAGCAGGCGTCAAAAATTCTGCTATCGATGTGAGTAACGGTTCTTCTGTAAATGATAATGACGAAAGTGATGTGGATGAAGAGACTAGACTGGCGTTGGAGATGATTGAATTACAGTACAAACAAGCTATGGAGGaaatctcaaggaaaagggaTGAAGCTATCATGATACTTAAAAACGGGGTATCACAAAAAAAGATGGTTACAGGTTACTAG
- the LOC113279850 gene encoding 3-hydroxy-3-methylglutaryl-coenzyme A reductase 2-like: MINSGTGLLRAYESRRKYSGRFTPGAMTRAPVVRFGTAKRASELKFFMEDLNNFDTLAHVFNKSSRFGRLQKVQCAIAGKNLYMRFSCSTGDAMGMNMVSKGVQNVLDFLQADFPDMDVIGISGNFCSDKKPAVVNWIEGRGKSVVCEAIIKDEVVRNVLKTTVPALVELNMLKNLTGSAIASTPELDAQSIYA, translated from the exons ATGATCAATAGTGGGACGGGGTTATTACGAGCGTATGAATCGagacggaagtatagtgggcgCTTCACACCGGGC GCTATGACAAGAGCACCTGTTGTTAGGTTTGGAACTGCAAAAAGAGCTTCTGAGCTCAAATTCTTTATGGAAGATCTTAACAATTTCGATACCTTGGCTCACGTTTTTAACAA ATCTAGCAGAtttggaagactccaaaaagttcAGTGTGCTATTGCTGGCAAGAATCTATACATGAGATTTAGCTGCAGCACAGGGGATGCAATGGGGATGAACATGGTTTCTAAAGGTGTTCAGAACGTTTTGGATTTTCTTCAAGCTGATTTTCCCGACATGGATGTTATCGGAATATCTG GGAACTTTTGTTCCGATAAGAAACCAGCTGTTGTAAACTGGATTGAAGGACGTGGGAAGTCGGTTGTCTGCGAGGCAATTATCAAGGATGAAGTAGTGAGGAATGTGTTGAAGACTACAGTTCCAGCTTTGGTAGAGCTTAACATGCTCAAAAACTTGACTGGTTCTGCCATTGCATCTACGCCTGAACTAGACGCACAATCCATCTACGCCTGA